A DNA window from Arachis hypogaea cultivar Tifrunner chromosome 18, arahy.Tifrunner.gnm2.J5K5, whole genome shotgun sequence contains the following coding sequences:
- the LOC140181416 gene encoding uncharacterized protein, whose amino-acid sequence MDGLNRFLDFAFANASSDVMIHCPCPLCGFRFFQTREDAYDHLLMKPFPSNYTFWLHHGERIVDETSSGREELEPTVNSGDQMRDMVHDAFNLAGLQSDDEDSMNGHVGDVAEGLPYLYDEPSREACAFHDLLEDGEQELYPGCSKFSKLSFLVRIYHIKCMCGVSDKAFGLILELLGDAFQHAKIPNTLHDAKRIIRKLGIEYKRIDACPNECMLYQSSDQDLSRCKQCVASRWKQKTRKNSLVRINAIVKKNGKPLPAKILCYFPLIPRLQRLFMSSKTSVDMLWHKRGTNSDGSLRHPRDGEAWKAFDRRYTDFSGDPCSVRLALASDGFNPYGNLSSKYSIWPVILIPYNLPPWICMKQTNFILSMIIPGPKMLGNDIDVYLQPLINELK is encoded by the coding sequence ATGGATGGTCTGAATAGATTCCTTGACTTCGCATTTGCCAATGCATCATCCGATGTGATGATACATTGTCCATGCCCTTTGTGTGGGTTCCGATTTTTCCAAACTAGAGAGGACGCTTACGATCATCTTTTGATGAAACCCTTTCCCTCTAACTATACCTTTTGGTTACATCACGGTGAGAGGATCGTAGACGAGACATCCAGCGGTAGGGAAGAACTAGAACCCACTGTAAATTCAGGAGATCAAATGCGTGACATGGTTCACGACGCATTCAACTTGGCGGGACTGCAGAGTGACGATGAAGACTCAATGAATGGTCATGTCGGAGACGTTGCAGAGGGGTTGCCGTACTTATATGACGAACCTAGCCGCGAGGCTTGTGCCTTTCACGACTTGCTGGAGGATGGCGAGCAGGAATTGTACCCGGGATGCTCAAAATTCTCAAAGCTGTCTTTCTTGGTGAGGATCTACCATATCAAATGCATGTGCGGAGTGAGCGACAAGGCTTTCGGTTTGATTCTAGAGCTACTGGGGGATGCCTTCCAGCATGCAAAGATACCAAATACCTTGCACGATGCCAAGAGGATCATAAGGAAGCTCGGTATTGAGTACAAGAGGATAGATGCATGTCCAAATGAATGCATGCTATATCAGAGCTCCGATCAAGACCTATCTAGATGCAAACAGTGTGTAGCATCCAGGTGGAAGCAAAAGACCCGGAAGAATTCCTTAGTAAGAATCAATGCCATTGTCAAGAAGAATGGGAAACCTCTGCCAGCGAAGATTCTCTGCTACTTTCCTCTTATCCCACGGTTGCAGCGATTATTCATGTCCAGCAAGACATCAGTGGACATGTTGTGGCACAAGAGAGGAACCAATTCTGACGGTTCCTTGAGGCATCCCAGGGACGGTGAGGCCTGGAAAGCATTTGACAGGAGATATACTGACTTTTCTGGCGATCCGTGCAGTGTTCGCTTAGCCCTGGCTAGTGATGGCTTCAATCCATATGGAAACCTCAGTTCAAAGTACTCAATATGGCCAGTGATTCTTATTCCATACAACCTACCCCCATGGATTTGCATGAAACAAACCAACTTTATCCTCTCCATGATTATTCCCGGTCCTAAAATGCTTGGCAATGACATAGATGTCTACCTACAGCCATTGATCAATGAGTTGAAGTAG